In Thermobaculum terrenum ATCC BAA-798, the DNA window TGGTTGCCAGGTTGACATCTACGGCCTCTACACCAGGCAACTTACTTATCGCTTGTTCTACATGGCGCACACAAGAGGCGCAGGTCATACCTTCAACTGGTATAGTTAGGCTCTTTTCCTCAGAAGTAGTGGCCATGAATTCATTTCCTCCTTCCACATGTACATACATCACCACATGTGCATACAGCGCCATGCTTCCTTCGCCATCTGCCAACCTTGGCCCTGTTGCCACAGATTTCCATCGAGCACCACACTCTCTTGCCGTTGCGTGAGGCATCATAGAAGATGCAGTCGCATCCAAGGCACTTGCGTACTCTGTGCCAGATCCCCGAAGCTATCATGTCAGCCACGAGCAGATAGAGTTGGATAATGGGGCTTCCGTTACTGCTTATAGCCAAGCGCCCATCAATGATCTCCAATGTAGCTTGATGGCTCCGTAGATACTCGTTGATCTCTTGCAGCAGGTCGCCAGTTTCAAGCTCTCCACTCAGGTTAGCCCTTAGCAGCCTCCCGATATCGCCAGCCTCGACAAGATCCTGCCGAGTGCCGATAAAGCCAGTGGCCCTCTCAAGCTCATCAGCAGAAGGATCCTGTCCATGCCGTACAGAAGGAGTATTCAAGAGATCCACCAAGCTCTGGGGATCTAGAGTGCTGATCGTTATTGCGTAGCCGGAATTTACACTTTCTATTATTTTCATGTAACTATCATAATATTATTTAGTGGTTACATCAAGGGTGGCAATTATGCTTATTGAGGGTCAAACTGTTATACTCGAGCAAGCAAGTATTACTAATTGGTACGACTTGAGATTACAGAGGGTAGGATATGATCCGTATCAACATCGACCCTATAATGTTTCAGCTAGGCCCATTGGCATTTAGCTGGCATGGTTTGTTTACCGCAATCGCGGTGGTAGTGGCGGTTTGGCTAGGGCTAAGCCTTGCACAAAGATATAACGTCGACCAGGAGAAGCTCAGCAACCTGATCATATGGATCATAGTAGGCGGAGTTGTTGGCGCTCGCCTGATGCACGTGCTAGACCATTTATCTTATTACAGTCAGAACCCTGTCGAGATAATCGCTGTTTGGAAAGGTGGTATTGCCGTCTATGGTTCTTTCATTGGGGGCATAGTAGCAGGACTTATAGCAGCCAGGTTATATCGACTGCCCGTATGGCCTTTGTTGGATGCTGCGGCTCCTGCAATGCTCGTTGGTCAGATGATAGGTCGTATCGGTTGCCTAATTAACGGCGATGCATGGGGAGAGCCCACTAACGCAGGGTGGGGACTCGTATATGTTAACCCTGGGGCGCAGCTCCCTTCCTCCCTTATCGGTGTGCCAACACATCCTTATCCTGTCTATGAGATAGTGGCTTGTGGCCTCCTGCTTGTCATAGTGTTCTACCTATGGCGCAGGGTACAGGTCCCTGGTGTGACTTTCCTAGTGGCTGCGATAGGCTATGGCGTAATCAGGTTCGGGCTGACTTACTTCCGGCAGGAAACGATCGTTGCCTTTGGGCTTCAGGAAGCGCAAGTCATCGCGCTCATTACGATCGTGCTTTCTCTCATACTTCTGGTGGTTAGGTTAGGGATCAACAGATCAAGCTATACACTCACTACTTCAGAACAGAGCAGATAAGAGGAGAAGATGAGTCAGAGCAGAAGAGCAACTCAAACCAACAGGGCAGCCCTGGTACTATCACTAGTCGTTGTAGTGATAGCCGTTGTCATAGTGGCGCTACTAATAGTTCTCAACAGGCCAGCATCTACGACACCTGAGTCGGCCTCAAATAGAAATCAGGTAGCCGTACCCACAGGTGTCCCGGCCGAAGGCAACGTGATGGGTGATCCCAACGCCCCGGTCACAGTGGAAGTCTGGGCCGACTACCAATGTCCGTATTGCCGCGAGTTCGTCATGGGGCCCGAGGCACAGCTCAAAAAGACCCTGATTCCTGAGGGTAAGGTAAAGCTGGTGTACAGAAACTTCGCCTTTATAGGGCAGGAATCCGTAGATGCTGCGGCCGCAGCCTATTGCGCCCAGGATCAAGGTAGGTTCTGGGATTACAACTACAAGCTGTTCTCTGAGCAGGGAGCGGAGAATTCCGGAACCTTTAGCAAAGCTAACCTGATAAGGTTTGCCAGTGACCTGGGATTGAACGTTGCCCAGTTCAGGTCCTGCCTGGATAGTGGGAAGTACCTGTCCAAGGTGCAGGCCGACACCCAGGATGGACGGGCTAAGGGTGTTCGAGCTACACCAACGATCTTTGTGAACGGCGAGAAGATAGAGGGGCTACCTAGCTACGAGCAGCTGGTGCAGGTCATCAATTCGGTGCAGAGCAAGTAGGGTAGGACTATGTGGCGCAACATAGTTATGTTGGCCCTGTCGATAGCGGGCACAGCCGTGGCAGCTTACCTCACTTGGGTCCATTATAGTGGTAACCTTGCGCTATGCCTGGGAACAGGGGGATGCGAGAAAGTGCAGACAAGTGCCTACTCGGTAGTTATGGGCGTGCCGGTGGCGCTGTTGGGGCTTCTGATGTACCTGGCCCTGGACGTACTATTGGTGTGGTTGTTCTTGACTAAGGATAATGTTCTGCCAGCAGTTGCCATATTTGGTATCTCGCTGGCAGGTACGCTTTATTCTGCATATTTGACCTATCTGGAGCTTTACGTGATTCATGCTATATGCCCCTGGTGTGTCACGTCTGCGGTCATAATAACGCTGCTATTCCTGCTCTCGATAGCCGAGATGTCCAGGTTTTACAGAGGCGAGGCGGTCACCGAAAGCTAGCGCTTCCTCGCACGATCGCGAGCCGCACGTAATCTTGATAACCTTTCATCCCTAATAGCTCGCTCCTCTTTATCCTCTGTCAAGCCCTCCAAGCCACCTGAGGTGTTGCTAAGTCTATCAACAGGAGCACCAGATCTGCCAGCACTCCGGATAGTCCCTAGCCTGCGGACGTCTAACACCTTTAGGAGTTCAGAGCTCAGCCTCAGCCTTCTGAAGGCTACCTCCAGCAGCAAGCACAGCAGGGAAGCTAGCAGCAGTGGCCACCAGAGATCTAGTCTGGAATATGACTTTGCATCAGACCTGAATATCTCCTGGGGCACGTTCAGCTTACTGCCCCCGGTTGCTGAGGATAAAGCTTCCAGGATAGCTGTATTCAATCCAAAGCTCTTGTATTCAGGGGAGTAAGGTACGATGAAGCCTGAGGTGGGGGCGTTCAAAGTGCCGCTGGGAGTGCTTAGGGTCACAGATGTTATGTACGAGCCTGGAACAGTCGTCTGTAGCTTGCCTTCATAACGTCCTGGTGCTGTTTGCTCGAGGTTTACCTCATGGGTCTGCCCACTTGGGGCAGCTATCACTGCCCTGGCCTGAGCGCCATTAATAAAGCTACCACTGGGATTGACAGCATCTACAGCCACAGAGGTATAACCATCCTCATAGGTTGTCGACACCTGAACGTTCTCGGAAGATCTTGGCATTACCCAATCCACAGCCTGCTGCCACAGTCGAGCATACTGCTGTGTACCTAGCCAGCTTTTACTCCATCGCCCACCCGCATCTGAAGTCCATGCTATCGCCCTGCCCAAACCGTATTGCCATTGAGCCAGGACTGGATCCTTCTGGGGCGACACCAGCGCTACTGTCGACCCAGGCTTTGGGAAAGTAGCCACGTAGCCCAGCAGGGGAGGTGTGCTATCGATACCGCGCAGGATGGGGCTAGGGGCATAGCTAGAGGGGTAGAACTGCCTCTCCTGGATGTACGCCCTCATGTGCTTTTGAGTTTCCTTCAGCACTATCTGCGGTATATCTGCACTATCTCGAGTGTTGTAGAAGGTGCCGCCACCCTTCTCAGCTATGGACCTGAGTAGTTGGGCTGAGCCCCCAGCTGCAGATACGGTGCTTATGGTAATACCATGTCTTCTCGCTTTGGATATGAGCTCATCATAGTTCCCCACATTGCTCCAGCCATCTGTGAGCAGGATTACGTGCTTATTCTTGGCTTTGACCTTGATCAGGGAATCAATGGCTTCAGCTAACCCTCCGTAGATATTGGTTCCACCACTGCCCTGGATACCAGCCACCTTCTCAGCTATAGAGCTCTTATCAGTTACAGGCTCAGGGCGCACCACCCAACGAGGGGCAGTGTCGAAAGCTACTACGCCGAAGATATCATTAGGGCCTAAGGTCTCAGAGCTAAGGATCGCTGATTCCTTAGCTATATCTACCTTGGGAATGCCTCCTGGATATTGCTCGAGGAGTTTTGAGCCTTCGCAGTGGCACGCAGCCATACTGCCGGACTTATCTATAGCCATTACTACCGCCACCTGAGGCTCTTCATCTGGATTTCTAATCTGGGAATCTACAGGTAGCGTCTGCTCCAGAGGAGTGTTGAAGTACCCACCGAGGGCAAAAGCTCTGTCGCCACCGATGGCCACTAGCCCTTTACCGAGGTCATGCACGTACACCTGAAGGGTCTTGCCGGCATCCTGAAGAGAGTTAGCCGGTACGTTTACCAGAACCACAGCATCATATTTAGCCAGCGTAGATATATCTTTCGGTATATCATTGCTATCAACGGTATCCACTACGAGCTTTCCTGCCTTCAGAGCTGCCACAAGCCCACTGGCCTCTCCAGGAGTCCCTTCTGCTACCAGCACCCTCGACGGGGACTCAACATACGTGAAGCTGGCTGCTCTATCGTTCTGGGGGATCTCATCTTGCGCTGCTTCTATCCGAGCCTCCCACTTATGCACGCCTTGTCCCTGCCCTGGAAGGGGTACCACAAAAGTATTCTTCCCAGCCTTGAGGCTTACATCAGTGCTAACGACGCTCTTGTCACCATCCAGCACCGTCAGTTTAGCCCGCTGTTGAACGGTACTGCTTACTACTATCTGCAAGCTGAAGCTCTGCCCTGGTTTGATCCTTGCGGGAGCTTTGACCGAATCAACCAAAGCATCAGCTTTGGGAAGTTGAGATACCGGGTAGTAGTCCACCGTCACCCCAAACATCCGAGCAAGGCGAGACACCTCCTGCATATCGCCCACATTGTTATTGCCATCACTGAGCAGGACTATCTTCTTGGAGGAGTCCGCAGGGAACATGGAGAAGGCGAGTCGCATAGCTGAAGGGATGTCCGTTGCGGTCGAATCAGGTCGAGACAGAAAATCGGGCAGCTTGCCATCAGAAGAAGTGAGCGAATCTATCAAAGGTTCCTTCCCGAATACCACCACTCCCAGATCCACATCCCGACCAGCTAATTGATAAGCCTTGCGCACGAACTCTTTAGCCTGTGCTATACCTTCTGGCCCAACGCTATCGGAGGCATCAACCAGGAACACTACGCCCAATTTGTGACTTGGCAAGCGCAGGTACAATCCAGATAGAGCAAGGACGAGGCAGGTCAGAACTGCTAACCTCGCAGTCGCAACGAGGATTTTCCGCATCCTGCTAAGCCTTAGAGCCCTGGCAGACAGCGGTACAAGCGGCAGCAATAATAGCAGGAAAAGGAACAGGGGGCTATCAAATCCTAGCCTCATGCGATCCTCCTCCTGCGAGGCATATGCCTGCTAACGTACAGGGCCCACTCCAAGAAAAGCACGGCGAGCGCGATGAATGCCAGAGGGCGCCAACGCACTCTTGTGTTCGCAGATACTCTTTGCTCAGAGGTAGCAGCTGAATCCCCAATAGGCTCCAAGCTGGCATTAGCCCCTATGTTGGACTCTACTCGGCTGCCGGCGTTGACCACGAAGCGCCTCAGCACATTGCCTTCCTTATCCAGGACCTCGTACACCCCAGGCTGGTACGTATCAGCAAAGACTCCTGTCGAGACGGGGTACAGCTCACCATCAGGAGCCCTGACCGATCTCTCGTCCTGTCCCAAAGGCACCACTGCTCCCTGGGGTAACGATTGATTCAAGTTGCTCAGGTTGGCGGGTCTCATGTAGTCCAGGATGTTACTTACAAGTATAGGGAAGGAAACCTGCAACGGCATGTCGGAATCCTCAGGGGAGAACGCCAAGGCAAGCACTCTTCTGCCCGCATTATCACCCACAGCCATGACCGGCACATCTCCGGAATAAGCCAGGGGCGTCATCCAATCCGGCAACAACATCCTGCGTGCGCTGGCAATAGATACGGTAGTCAAATCCACGTAGCGCAGCAGGGGATGATCTTCCTGAGCCGTGATCTGGAGAGAATCCAGTTGACCAGCAACGCCGAAAAGCTCTTTGCCAGGAGTCCCCATGAGCACTAGATTGCCTGTAAGTGGAAGCTTATCCGGCAAGCTGCCATTGAACACGTACAGGTCGTAGCCGGCAGGAACCTCTTTTGAGGAAGACTTGTACAGATCAACATTCGGATAAAGGCTTAGAGCTCTCTGCAAGAACGGACTCTCCCTGCCGTAGAGCAATACCTTCATGGGAGGGAGGGG includes these proteins:
- a CDS encoding CGNR zinc finger domain-containing protein; translated protein: MKIIESVNSGYAITISTLDPQSLVDLLNTPSVRHGQDPSADELERATGFIGTRQDLVEAGDIGRLLRANLSGELETGDLLQEINEYLRSHQATLEIIDGRLAISSNGSPIIQLYLLVADMIASGIWHRVRKCLGCDCIFYDASRNGKRVWCSMEICGNRAKVGRWRRKHGAVCTCGDVCTCGRRK
- the lgt gene encoding prolipoprotein diacylglyceryl transferase gives rise to the protein MIRINIDPIMFQLGPLAFSWHGLFTAIAVVVAVWLGLSLAQRYNVDQEKLSNLIIWIIVGGVVGARLMHVLDHLSYYSQNPVEIIAVWKGGIAVYGSFIGGIVAGLIAARLYRLPVWPLLDAAAPAMLVGQMIGRIGCLINGDAWGEPTNAGWGLVYVNPGAQLPSSLIGVPTHPYPVYEIVACGLLLVIVFYLWRRVQVPGVTFLVAAIGYGVIRFGLTYFRQETIVAFGLQEAQVIALITIVLSLILLVVRLGINRSSYTLTTSEQSR
- a CDS encoding DsbA family protein is translated as MSQSRRATQTNRAALVLSLVVVVIAVVIVALLIVLNRPASTTPESASNRNQVAVPTGVPAEGNVMGDPNAPVTVEVWADYQCPYCREFVMGPEAQLKKTLIPEGKVKLVYRNFAFIGQESVDAAAAAYCAQDQGRFWDYNYKLFSEQGAENSGTFSKANLIRFASDLGLNVAQFRSCLDSGKYLSKVQADTQDGRAKGVRATPTIFVNGEKIEGLPSYEQLVQVINSVQSK
- a CDS encoding vitamin K epoxide reductase family protein translates to MWRNIVMLALSIAGTAVAAYLTWVHYSGNLALCLGTGGCEKVQTSAYSVVMGVPVALLGLLMYLALDVLLVWLFLTKDNVLPAVAIFGISLAGTLYSAYLTYLELYVIHAICPWCVTSAVIITLLFLLSIAEMSRFYRGEAVTES
- a CDS encoding VWA domain-containing protein, whose amino-acid sequence is MRLGFDSPLFLFLLLLLPLVPLSARALRLSRMRKILVATARLAVLTCLVLALSGLYLRLPSHKLGVVFLVDASDSVGPEGIAQAKEFVRKAYQLAGRDVDLGVVVFGKEPLIDSLTSSDGKLPDFLSRPDSTATDIPSAMRLAFSMFPADSSKKIVLLSDGNNNVGDMQEVSRLARMFGVTVDYYPVSQLPKADALVDSVKAPARIKPGQSFSLQIVVSSTVQQRAKLTVLDGDKSVVSTDVSLKAGKNTFVVPLPGQGQGVHKWEARIEAAQDEIPQNDRAASFTYVESPSRVLVAEGTPGEASGLVAALKAGKLVVDTVDSNDIPKDISTLAKYDAVVLVNVPANSLQDAGKTLQVYVHDLGKGLVAIGGDRAFALGGYFNTPLEQTLPVDSQIRNPDEEPQVAVVMAIDKSGSMAACHCEGSKLLEQYPGGIPKVDIAKESAILSSETLGPNDIFGVVAFDTAPRWVVRPEPVTDKSSIAEKVAGIQGSGGTNIYGGLAEAIDSLIKVKAKNKHVILLTDGWSNVGNYDELISKARRHGITISTVSAAGGSAQLLRSIAEKGGGTFYNTRDSADIPQIVLKETQKHMRAYIQERQFYPSSYAPSPILRGIDSTPPLLGYVATFPKPGSTVALVSPQKDPVLAQWQYGLGRAIAWTSDAGGRWSKSWLGTQQYARLWQQAVDWVMPRSSENVQVSTTYEDGYTSVAVDAVNPSGSFINGAQARAVIAAPSGQTHEVNLEQTAPGRYEGKLQTTVPGSYITSVTLSTPSGTLNAPTSGFIVPYSPEYKSFGLNTAILEALSSATGGSKLNVPQEIFRSDAKSYSRLDLWWPLLLASLLCLLLEVAFRRLRLSSELLKVLDVRRLGTIRSAGRSGAPVDRLSNTSGGLEGLTEDKEERAIRDERLSRLRAARDRARKR